A genomic region of Vespa crabro chromosome 19, iyVesCrab1.2, whole genome shotgun sequence contains the following coding sequences:
- the LOC124430641 gene encoding palmitoleoyl-protein carboxylesterase NOTUM — protein sequence MRTELQMSSLCLAALILTIVAEDKPTNTVSVSSSSPGLQSNTLQKLIKILEKYGLEEQRGLKRVYLSNRSITCNDGSQAGFYLRKSHGSKRWIIFLEGGWYCYDHKSCRNRWLKLRHLMTSTQWPETRDVGGLLSGNPEENPFWWNANHVFVPYCTSDSWSGTRTSFNDMFSFMGAEIVSQVVRDLIPLGLENASSLLLAGSSAGGIGVMLNLDHVQNLVHQELGLKNIAIRGVSDSGWFLDRAPYSPNGLSPVDAVHKGMELWKARIPHNCVVKHPDEPWRCYFGYRLYPTLTAPLFVFQWLFDEAQMSADNVGAPVTKQQWDYIHKMGDSLRQTFENVTAVFAPSCISHSVLTKRDWQLVKIDEVSLAQALHCWEQMPLGNHRNDTHSEIETNQPCTKSLRKLLRSGLTKNNGTLVQLGRAEKNNLSIETRKKSYSNGVVKIDEKGISTTTGPERENKKRRRRKHKGRRRDRNKDGRTKKDKHERRKASGRRKSGKQSNDNNTHAGMFNGTRPQRSVIPNGKRKCVQGCHFRLIERCTWPQCNHSCPKLHNPFTGEEMDFIELLKSFGLDMKSVANALGIDIQTLNSMDHDELLNLLTQQAN from the exons ATGAGGACGGAATTGCAG ATGTCGTCATTATGCCTTGCGGCATTGATCTTAACGATAGTAGCTGAAGATAAGCCGACGAACACGGTTTCGGTGTCGTCAAGTTCACCGGGACTACAAAGCAACACGCTACAGAAGCTGATCAAGATATTGGAGAAATATGGTCTGGAAGAGCAGAGAGGATTGAAGAGGGTCTACCTGAGCAACAGGTCGATCACTTGCAACGATGGCTCGCAGGCGGGCTTTTACCTACGTAAGTCGCACGGTTCGAAGAGGTGGATCATTTTCTTGGAAGGTGGCTGGTATTGTTATGATCATAAGAGCTGTAGAAACAGGTGGCTCAAATTGAGACACCTTATGACGTCGACTCAATGGCCTGAAACACGTGACG ttggCGGATTGTTATCAGGAAATCCAGAAGAGAATCCATTTTGGTGGAACGCTAATCACGT ATTTGTACCTTATTGTACGAGCGACAGCTGGAGCGGTACGAGAACCTCGTTCAACGATATGTTTTCCTTTATGGGGGCTGAGATTGTCTCACAGGTTGTACGAGATCTGATACCGCTTGGCCTTGAAAATGCAAGCTCATTGCTACTGGCTGGTAGCAGCGCAGGTGGAATTGGTGTTATGCTTAATCTCGATCACGTGCAAAATTTGGTCCATCAGGAATTAG gattaaaaaatatagccATACGTGGTGTCTCCGATTCAGGCTGGTTTCTGGACAGAGCACCATATTCACCGAATGGTTTATCACCTGTCGATGCTGTTCATAAAGGAATGGAACTTTGGAAAGCACGTATACCACATAATTGCGTCGTTAAACATCCGGATGAACCTTGGAGATGTTACTTTGGTTATCGTCTTTATCCGACCTTGACTG CTCCATTATTCGTCTTTCAATGGCTCTTCGACGAGGCTCAAATGTCTGCCGACAACGTTGGAGCACCTGTTACAAAACAACAATGGGATTACATTCATAAAATGGGTGACAGTTTGAGGCAGACTTTTGAAAACGTCACCGCAGTCTTTGCACCGAGCTGCATCAGTCATAGTGTTTTAACGAAGAGAGATTGGCAGTTGGTTAAAATCGACGAGGTTTCATTGGCACAGGCATTGCATTGTTGGGAACAAATGCCACTTGGAAATCATCGTAACGA TACTCATTCCGAGATCGAGACGAATCAGCCCTGTACGAAATCATTGAGGAAACTTCTACGTTCCGGTTTAACGAAGAACAACGGCACATTGGTCCAACTTGGAAGGgctgaaaaaaataatttatcaatcgaaacgagaaagaagagtTATTCGAATGGCGTTGTTAAAATTGACGAAAAAGGAATTAGTACGACCACCGGTccggaaagagaaaataaaaagagaaggagaagaaagcaTAAGGGTCGAAGAAGGGATAGAAACAAGGATGGAAGGACGAAGAAGGATAAacacgagagaagaaaagccTCGG GACGGCGAAAAAGTGGGAAACAAAGTAACGACAACAACACACACGCGGGAATGTTCAATGGTACGAGGCCACAACGTTCGGTGATACCTAACGGAAAACGGAAATGCGTCCAGGGCTGTCATTTCCGATTGATCGAGCGTTGCACTTGGCCGCAATGCAATCACAGCTGTCCGAAGCTTCACAATCCGTTCACAGGCGAAGAGATGGACTTTATCGAGTTACTTAAGAGCTTCGGTCTCGACATGAAGAGCGTAGCTAATGCCCTCGGCATCGACATACAAACCTTGAACAGTATGGACCACGATGAGCTCTTGAATCTTCTTACGCAGCAAGCCAACTAA